The stretch of DNA ATAGGCAGCATAGCGTTCCACAGCACATGCCTGAATAAAATGCCGGTTTCAGAGACCCCTTTGGCCCGTGCCGTTTTGACATAGTCGCGGTTCATTTCTTCGAGAAACAGCGTTCTATACCAGCGGGCTCCCGAACCAATCCCGCTAATTACAGCCACCACCACAGGCAATATAATGAATTTGATACTTTCAAATCCGCCGTCATAGCCTGAGATGGGAACCAGCTTTAGTACTTTACCAAATAAATATTGCCCGCCAATAATATAAAACAGACTGGAAATTGACATTAAAATAATACAGAAAACCGCGCCGCTGATATCCAGATAAGTCGAACGGAAAAAGGCCATCGTCATTGCAAAAATAATATTCACCAACATACTGAATAAAAGAATAGGTACCGCAATCGCAAGACTTGGCCACATCCGATGCGAGATATCAAAACTGATATCGCGGCCAGCATCCGACATACCAAAATCAAAAGCGAACAGCTTAAGTGATTTCTGAAAAAACAGGGTTTGGCTGAGTTTCTGCATCCCTGGGACCTGTTCATTGAAAAACAAGGGTAGATCATAACCATGCTTTGCTTTCCAATGCGCAATCGCCTCCGGCTTGACATGCTTCTGTCCTAACTGCATACGCGCCATGTCGTCCGGTGAATTAATCATGAAAAAAAGTGCGAAGGTGATTAAATTGATTCCAAAAAGTATGGGCAAGGCATAAGCTATTCTTTTAACGAGATAAATTAACATGAGTGCAATCTCTTGGCAGGACTTTTTTCCTTACGGTGATAGGCAAACAGCAAGGGTAAGATCAAAAGACTCAGGATAAGTACTATCAGAGCGATAGGCCATAAAACCGGCTGATTCCAAAGACTTCTCAACTTTTCACGCAGCGCGACATCAATACTGGCATACTTTAAATGCCCGAGGCTAATAGTATTCGGCTTTGCCAGATTAGCCCACTGCTGCGCCAGAATAAGGCTTTCCGTGTTCACACCCCACAC from Legionella quinlivanii encodes:
- a CDS encoding ABC transporter permease, whose translation is MLIYLVKRIAYALPILFGINLITFALFFMINSPDDMARMQLGQKHVKPEAIAHWKAKHGYDLPLFFNEQVPGMQKLSQTLFFQKSLKLFAFDFGMSDAGRDISFDISHRMWPSLAIAVPILLFSMLVNIIFAMTMAFFRSTYLDISGAVFCIILMSISSLFYIIGGQYLFGKVLKLVPISGYDGGFESIKFIILPVVVAVISGIGSGARWYRTLFLEEMNRDYVKTARAKGVSETGILFRHVLWNAMLPILTGVVVLIPSLFMGSLVLESFFGVPGLGSYIIDAIQQQDFAIVRAMVFLGSVLYILGLILTDISYTWADPRVRLG